In one Juglans regia cultivar Chandler chromosome 11, Walnut 2.0, whole genome shotgun sequence genomic region, the following are encoded:
- the LOC109003479 gene encoding WAT1-related protein At1g25270-like, translating to MAVERACKALHGLKPAMLMVVVQLSFAGVNVFYKLAVNDGMSLRVIVTYRLIFAAAVVVPLALVFERNSRPKLTWIVLFQAFLCGLLGGSLFQNLYIESLALTSATFASAIMNLVPAITFILAVSFGLERLSLGTIAGKAKVLGTLMGIGGAMLLTFYRGAEINIWSTHVDLLHHGQHQTGGHSVASPESENLLLGFILALGSCFLFASWLIIQTKMSERYPCHYSSAALMCVMGAIQSAVFALCTESDWSQWKLGWDIRLLTVSYSGIVGTGLVATLIAWCVSMRGPLYVSIFYPVMLVAVAIMGSLLLDEKLHLGTILGSLLIVCGLYAVLWGKREETRKKTQVTSLNLDNIPINEAVFVFSCDLGRKEIPDTFPGPVVPELVALEPSDPAPDAPDIGTET from the exons ATGGCAGTGGAACGCGCTTGTAAGGCATTGCATGGGCTGAAGCCGGCCATGTTAATGGTTGTGGTTCAGCTTAGCTTTGCTGGGGTGAATGTGTTCTACAAACTGGCCGTAAATGATGGAATGAGCTTGAGGGTTATCGTTACCTATCGCCTCATTTTCGCTGCTGCTGTTGTTGTCCCTCTCGCTCTCGTTTTTGAAAG GAATAGTAGGCCAAAGTTGACATGGATAGTACTCTTCCAAGCATTTCTTTGCGGGCTATTAGG GGGatcattatttcaaaatttatatattgaaagCTTAGCCTTGACATCAGCAACATTCGCATCAGCCATCATGAACTTAGTTCCTGCCATTACCTTCATCCTGGCCGTCTCTTTCGG GTTGGAGAGGCTGAGTCTAGGGACAATTGCAGGAAAGGCTAAAGTGTTGGGAACATTAATGGGAATAGGTGGGGCTATGCTTCTCACCTTCTACAGAGGGGCAGAAATTAACATATGGTCTACTCATGTTGATCTATTGCATCACGGCCAACATCAAACCGGAGGACACTCGGTAGCATCCCCAGAATCCGAAAATCTTCTTTTGGGTTTTATATTGGCTCTAGGAAGTTGTTTCTTGTTTGCCTCCTGGTTAATAATTCAG ACTAAAATGAGTGAGAGATATCCATGTCACTACTCGTCCGCAGCTCTGATGTGTGTGATGGGAGCTATTCAATCTGCTGTCTTTGCCTTATGCACGGAGAGTGATTGGAGCCAATGGAAGTTGGGCTGGGATATCAGGCTTCTTACAGTCTCTTACTCG GGAATCGTAGGAACAGGACTTGTGGCGACTTTGATTGCGTGGTGCGTGAGCATGAGAGGTCCTTTATATGTCTCCATCTTCTACCCTGTGATGCTTGTTGCAGTTGCCATCATGGGGTCTTTACTCCTGGACGAGAAGTTGCACCTTGGAAC aATATTAGGATCTTTGCTGATTGTGTGCGGGTTATACGCGGTTTTGTGGGGAAAAAGGGAAGAGACGAGGAAGAAAACACAAGTGACCA GCCTTAACCTTGACAACATTCCTATCAACGAGGCAGTCTTTGTGTTTAGTTGCGACTTGGGAAGGAAGGAGATTCCTGACACTTTCCCGGGTCCGGTCGTGCCCGAGCTTGTCGCTCTAGAGCCAAGTGATCCCGCTCCTGACGCTCCTGATATTGGTACTGAGACTTGA
- the LOC109018929 gene encoding syntaxin-41-like, whose translation MAMRNRTLIFRRYRDALKSVRLPSSSPPAYSSTSSAAGPVIELVNTSLLNPNRSYAPLNTEDPGNSSKGALTVGLPPAWVDVSEEIAANVQRARTKMAELAKTHAKALMPSFGDGKEDQHLIESLSQEITGLIKRSEKKLQRLSAAGPSEDSNVRKNVQRSLATDLQNLSMELRKKQSTYLKRLRQQKEGQDGDDLEINLNGSRSKIEDDDMDNMVFNEHQMAKLKKSEAFTAEREREIQQVMESVNELAQIMKDLSVLVIDQGTIVDRIDYNIQNVATTVEEGLKQLQKAERTQKHGGMVRCATVLIIMCFIMLVLLILKEIFL comes from the exons ATGGCGATGAGGAACCGGACTCTTATTTTCAGAAGGTACAGGGATGCGTTGAAGAGCGTCAGGCTTCCTTCCAGTTCTCCGCCTGCGTATTCGTCTACGAGCTCCGCCGCCGGTCCGGTGATTGAGTTGGTCAACACCTCGCTTCTCAATCCGAATCGTTCCTATGCTCCGCTCAACACTGAGGACCCCGGTAATTCGag TAAGGGCGCACTTACTGTGGGTCTACCTCCAGCTTGGGTGGATGTTTCTGAAGAAATAGCAGCAAATGTACAGCGTGCACGAACTAAAATGGCTGAGTTAGCCAAGACTCATGCAAAGGCTTTAATGCCTTCATTCGGAGATGGTAAAGAAGATCAACATTTGATTGAATCTCTTTCACAAGAGATCACTGGTCTGATAAAGAGATCAGAGAAGAAACTACAGAGACTTTCAGCTGCTGGGCCTTCTGAAGATTCAAATGTTAGAAAGAACGTGCAG CGCTCTCTTGCCACTGATCTTCAAAACCTTTCAATGGAGCTTCGCAAGAAACAGTCAACTTATTTGAAGCGCCTCAGGCAGCAAAAAGAG ggTCAAGATGGGGATGATTTAGAGATAAATCTAAATGGAAGTAGATCTAAAATTGAAGATGACGATATGGACAACATG GTGTTTAATGAGCATCAGATGGCCAAGCTCAAAAAAAGTGAGGCGTTCACagcagaaagagaaagggagatcCAACAG gTTATGGAATCTGTCAATGAGCTTGCTCAGATTATGAAGGATTTGTCAGTACTTGTGATAGACCAG GGCACCATTGTTGACAGAATAGACTACAACATTCAAAATGTGGCAACCACTGTGGAGGAGGGGTTGAAGCAGCTGCAGAAG GCAGAGAGAACACAGAAACATGGGGGGATGGTGAGGTGTGCTACAGTGCTCATTATCATGTGCTTCATCATGTTGGTTCTACTAATCCTAAAGGAAATATTCTTGTGA
- the LOC109011311 gene encoding exonuclease DPD1, chloroplastic/mitochondrial, whose product MRTASMCFSILQVPRCRIPNLANVWRESFHSLSRNDGNSTSFKLIGPKTYGLERAHDKKWSRRPVSSNAGKNKTVQHSKPSNIGNEILDGTVPFNVNKKVTSQFQKIQYSDIQQKIAENKDLADLVTVIVFDIETTGLSREKERIIEIALQDLKGGENSTFQTLVNPQRHVSNSHIHHITTCKVNRPDVPRMEDLIPVLLQYVRSRQKPGGYVLWVAHNARCFDVPFLFKEFSRCSTEVPLDWLFVDTLPLAREMMKSKGLKVSGVSLQALRESYKIPLVGSAHRAMSDVKMLSLILQRLTFDLKLNLSGLLERSFRYDQP is encoded by the exons ATGAGGACAGCTTCCATGTGCTTTTCCATCTTGCAAGTTCCTAGATGCAGAATCCCCAACTTAGCTAATGTGTGGAGGGAAAGCTTTCACAGCTTGAGTAGGAATGATGGTAACAGTACTAGCTTTAAGCTGATTGGTCCCAAAACCTATGGGCTTGAGAGAGCTCACGATAAAAAATGGTCACGAAGACCTGTATCTTCAAATGctggaaaaaacaaaaccgtCCAGCATAGCAAACCAAGCAACATTGGAAATGAAATTTTAGATGGAACGGTTCCATtcaatgtaaataaaaaagtgaCAAGTCAATTCCAAAAAATTCAATACTCTGACATTCAACAAAAGATTGCTGAAAATAAAGACCTGGCTGACCTTGTGACAGTTATTGTCTTCGATATTGAGACTACTGGTTTAAGCAGAGAGAAGGAACGGATCATTGAGATTGCACTTCAAGATCTTAAGGGAGGTGAAAACAGCACTTTCCAGACACTTGTAAACCCTCAACGCCATGTGTCTAATTCACATATACATCACATTACAACCTGTAAGGTCAACAGACCTGATGTTCCTAg GATGGAGGACCTGATACCAGTCTTACTGCAGTATGTCAGAAGCCGACAAAAACCTGGGGGATATGTATTGTGGGTTGCTCACAATGCTCGCTGTTTTGATGTACCCTTTTTGTTTAAAGAATTTAGTCGCTGTTCCACAGAGGTTCCTCTGGATTGGCTATTTGTGGATACGCTTCCTTTGGCACGTGAGATGATGAAGTCCAAAG GTTTGAAAGTTTCTGGAGTTTCATTGCAAGCCCTTCGAGAGTCGTATAAAATTCCGTTGGTTGGTTCCGCTCATAGAGCCATGTCAGACGTGAAGATGTTGTCTTTGATCCTTCAGAGGCTGACTTTTGACCTAAAACTGAATCTCTCTGGTCTCCTTGAAAGATCTTTCAGATATGACCAACCCTAA